The genomic DNA AAACACAACTATTTAGCTTAGGCAAAAATAATTAGCATACTTTTAAGAGTTTAAATGTTAATTTTTTATAGTTTTAGCACGTTAAAATAAATATTAGAGGAATGAAAAGATTATTAGGATTGATTTTATTAGCAAGCAGTTTTATGTTAAATGCACAAAGCAACTCAGAGTTAATAAAACATTATGAAGCTTATTACAAGCAAATGAAGGCCCAAGGCGATGTTCAAGGTATTATAAACGGGATGACTCATTTAAATTTATTAGCACCATCTCAAGCAAGAAAAGATACGTTAGCTTACTTGTATATGACTGAAGGCAAATATATGCAAGCCCTTAATACTATTGGCATAGAAAAAAGTACTACAGATTCTGATATAGCAGTTGAGGTAAAAGCACTGTCTTTAAAATCGGTTAAACAACCAGAATTAGCTATTGGTTTTTTTGAGGAAATGTTTACGAGAAAACCAAACGCGTTAATTGCTTACGAATTAGCAGAACTTAATTTGCAAACTCAAAAACTAGCAGAAGCAGAAAAGCATATTACTTATGGTTTGGCAAATTCTAAAGACGATATGAAGAAAGCTTATTATGAGACACAGACGCCATACGAAGTATCTCTAAAGGCAGCATTCATGTATTTAAACGCATTAACTATTTATAATAAAGACACAAAAACA from Flavivirga abyssicola includes the following:
- a CDS encoding tetratricopeptide repeat protein; protein product: MKRLLGLILLASSFMLNAQSNSELIKHYEAYYKQMKAQGDVQGIINGMTHLNLLAPSQARKDTLAYLYMTEGKYMQALNTIGIEKSTTDSDIAVEVKALSLKSVKQPELAIGFFEEMFTRKPNALIAYELAELNLQTQKLAEAEKHITYGLANSKDDMKKAYYETQTPYEVSLKAAFMYLNALTIYNKDTKTNIDAAVDVLDETLKIAPNFNLIQITKNELLRQKQAMQAQAAQPKN